A stretch of the Kushneria konosiri genome encodes the following:
- a CDS encoding Cof-type HAD-IIB family hydrolase encodes MTPHLIVTDLDRTLLNADHGLDDITIDTFQTLERQGHSLAIASGRHYQDIREVRRQLGVNAHIISANGAHLHGPDDQLIHEILVPQDIVRALLKMEVSEEVRINLYTSDRWLIDAPEPKLLAFHESTGFTYNVVNMSDVDGHQVGKVLFIGDPVLLKGIETHIRAHFEERTHVTYSLENSLEVMEREASKGQMLHRLAAQLDIPISHTVAFGDNLNDTDMLQNAGRAFAMGNAHPQLLTRAPNAELIKSHTEAGVAVKLRELFAL; translated from the coding sequence ATGACGCCTCATCTGATCGTGACCGATCTGGATCGAACGCTGCTCAACGCCGATCATGGCCTTGATGACATCACCATCGACACCTTTCAGACGCTTGAGCGCCAGGGCCATTCACTGGCCATTGCTTCCGGGCGGCACTATCAGGATATTCGCGAGGTCAGACGTCAGCTCGGGGTCAATGCGCACATCATTTCGGCCAACGGGGCGCATCTGCATGGTCCGGACGATCAATTGATCCACGAGATTCTGGTCCCGCAGGATATCGTGCGGGCACTGCTGAAGATGGAAGTGTCTGAAGAGGTGCGCATCAATCTTTATACCAGTGATCGCTGGCTGATCGATGCGCCCGAGCCAAAGCTTTTGGCCTTCCATGAAAGCACCGGATTTACCTATAACGTGGTCAACATGTCTGATGTTGACGGCCACCAGGTGGGCAAGGTGCTCTTTATCGGCGATCCCGTATTGCTCAAGGGGATTGAAACGCATATCCGTGCCCATTTTGAGGAGCGCACTCACGTCACCTATTCACTGGAAAATTCGTTGGAGGTGATGGAGCGAGAGGCCTCCAAGGGGCAGATGCTCCATCGTCTGGCCGCGCAGCTCGATATTCCCATCTCGCATACCGTCGCCTTTGGTGACAACCTCAACGATACAGACATGCTTCAAAATGCCGGCCGTGCGTTTGCGATGGGCAATGCCCATCCGCAGCTGCTGACCCGGGCCCCCAACGCCGAGCTGATTAAATCACACACCGAAGCCGGGGTGGCTGTGAAGCTGCGCGAGCTGTTTGCTCTCTAG
- a CDS encoding YcjF family protein — translation MDSALDHALAKPKKRRWGLLSVLAGTLVMGGVQAVDTFQNAWFGGDWVSGAWSVLGLGVVTLAGTSLTRELVRLKRLRRHARLREDIDSYILDTRIDGDHMQKLCDRLRVQMGLGHRDPHWQDFLQARQAHHNARETRDLFSHYVLAPRDASARRLITRMSSETALLVAVSPVTLIDMGLMAWRNLRMIDRLAALYGLELGYASRLRLFRAVLANMAFAGASEIATEVSMDLLSMNLASRLSSRAGQGMASGLLTARLGIRTLRMLRPLPFEDDRAPKLSDLRRQLWQQMKRVDDGKAGREKADHV, via the coding sequence ATCGATAGCGCCCTTGACCATGCGCTGGCGAAACCCAAAAAGCGTCGCTGGGGGCTTTTAAGCGTACTGGCCGGCACGCTGGTCATGGGTGGCGTTCAGGCCGTCGACACCTTTCAAAACGCCTGGTTTGGCGGCGACTGGGTCAGCGGCGCCTGGAGCGTACTGGGGCTGGGGGTCGTCACGCTGGCCGGCACCTCTTTGACGCGCGAACTCGTACGTCTCAAACGACTGCGCAGGCATGCGCGACTGCGCGAGGACATCGATTCTTATATCCTGGATACCCGAATCGATGGCGATCACATGCAAAAGCTGTGCGACCGCCTGCGTGTTCAGATGGGGCTGGGCCATCGCGACCCGCACTGGCAGGATTTCCTGCAGGCCCGCCAGGCCCATCACAACGCTCGCGAGACCCGCGATCTTTTCAGCCACTATGTACTGGCGCCGCGGGATGCCAGCGCCCGGCGCCTGATCACCCGCATGTCGAGTGAAACCGCCCTGCTGGTGGCTGTCAGCCCTGTCACGCTGATCGACATGGGGCTGATGGCTTGGCGCAACCTGCGCATGATCGACCGCCTGGCCGCCCTGTATGGTCTGGAACTGGGCTATGCCAGCCGCCTGCGCCTGTTCCGGGCGGTGCTGGCCAACATGGCGTTTGCCGGCGCCAGTGAGATCGCCACCGAGGTGAGCATGGATCTTCTGTCGATGAATCTGGCCAGCCGCCTGTCCAGTCGTGCCGGTCAGGGCATGGCCAGTGGACTGCTGACGGCACGCCTTGGCATTCGCACGCTTAGAATGCTGCGCCCCTTGCCCTTTGAGGATGATCGCGCCCCGAAGCTTTCCGACCTGCGCCGCCAGCTTTGGCAGCAGATGAAGCGTGTCGACGATGGCAAGGCAGGCAGGGAGAAAGCGGACCACGTTTGA